In a single window of the Candidatus Poribacteria bacterium genome:
- a CDS encoding SDR family oxidoreductase — MTKQESHDFRRGSVKLENRIAIITGGGRGIGRSTALAFAREGADIVLAARTDTEITTVTEEVKQLGRRALAIKTDIQLKTDVDAMVAQTLDTFGKVDILVNNAGIAIHNPIPKIREEDWDLTMAVNLKGVFLGTQAVFSHMCEQKYGHIVNVSSVSGKFGHVNGGAYCASKFAVIGFTETTNNEGRPHGVKASVVCPGPVDTKMRRDNHPDDVIEHLTLPEDVADLILFLVTQPPRAHTLETVIRTPLM; from the coding sequence ATGACGAAGCAAGAATCCCACGACTTTAGACGTGGGAGTGTCAAACTTGAAAACCGTATTGCAATTATCACAGGCGGCGGACGCGGCATCGGTCGCTCGACCGCCTTAGCGTTTGCCAGAGAAGGAGCAGACATCGTGCTTGCCGCACGGACTGACACCGAGATAACCACTGTCACTGAAGAGGTGAAGCAACTCGGTAGACGCGCACTCGCCATCAAAACCGATATTCAACTGAAAACGGATGTTGATGCTATGGTCGCCCAAACGCTTGACACTTTCGGTAAGGTGGACATCCTTGTCAACAATGCCGGGATCGCAATCCACAACCCGATCCCGAAGATCCGAGAAGAAGATTGGGACCTGACAATGGCAGTCAATCTCAAGGGTGTATTCCTCGGCACACAAGCCGTCTTCAGCCACATGTGTGAGCAGAAGTATGGACACATTGTCAATGTCTCCTCGGTCTCCGGTAAATTTGGGCATGTCAACGGTGGCGCGTATTGTGCCTCTAAATTCGCTGTTATCGGTTTCACCGAGACAACGAACAATGAAGGAAGACCCCACGGTGTAAAAGCCTCGGTCGTCTGTCCCGGTCCTGTAGATACCAAAATGCGCCGCGATAACCATCCAGACGATGTGATTGAACATCTCACACTTCCGGAAGATGTCGCAGATCTAATCCTATTTCTGGTGACGCAGCCACCCCGCGCACACACGCTTGAGACCGTCATCCGAACACCCTTGATGTGA
- a CDS encoding mandelate racemase/muconate lactonizing enzyme family protein, with the protein MKIKAVRTSLYDIPPEVERVDAIQTFVSMEFPFVEIEDADGVVGTGFSYTIGKGGEAIKQTMDAYLTPILLEEDAANIDRIWNRMWMETHWVGRGGIVGLGMAAVDIALWDLMAKRAGVPLYQLLGGARSAVPVYNTDGGWLHLAEDELVRQSVEFVEQGFKGIKIKVGRDSLYEDVTRIFAVRKAIGQEPYLMIDANMKWNAREAIQLAYRVEEADLFWFEEPIEADDVAGHVTLREKTTIPIAIGETIYNKYVFKEYIAQGAADILQADAVRVGGISEWMKVAHMAECFGLSVSPHFLMDLHVHLSAAVPHSLFVEYIPSLDPVLDDTLTLKDGHFSPPERPGHGILFNKEKLAPYQIF; encoded by the coding sequence ATGAAAATTAAAGCAGTTCGGACATCCCTTTACGACATCCCACCCGAAGTGGAACGCGTCGATGCCATTCAAACTTTCGTCTCTATGGAGTTTCCTTTCGTTGAAATTGAAGACGCAGATGGTGTTGTAGGAACAGGGTTCTCTTACACGATCGGTAAGGGTGGGGAAGCGATTAAGCAGACAATGGATGCCTACCTCACACCGATCCTCCTCGAAGAGGATGCCGCCAACATCGACCGGATTTGGAATCGGATGTGGATGGAGACACACTGGGTCGGGAGAGGGGGCATCGTCGGTTTAGGTATGGCAGCAGTCGACATCGCCCTCTGGGATCTCATGGCAAAGCGCGCAGGGGTGCCGCTCTACCAACTCCTCGGTGGGGCAAGATCCGCTGTCCCTGTTTACAATACAGATGGTGGCTGGCTACACCTCGCTGAAGACGAACTCGTTAGGCAATCCGTGGAATTTGTGGAGCAAGGCTTCAAAGGTATCAAGATTAAGGTCGGACGAGATAGTCTCTACGAAGACGTGACACGCATCTTCGCCGTCAGAAAGGCGATCGGGCAGGAACCCTATCTCATGATTGATGCCAATATGAAGTGGAACGCCCGCGAAGCCATTCAACTCGCCTATCGTGTCGAAGAAGCAGACCTCTTCTGGTTTGAAGAACCCATCGAGGCAGACGATGTTGCCGGTCATGTGACCCTGCGTGAGAAAACCACTATCCCGATTGCTATTGGCGAGACCATCTACAATAAATACGTCTTTAAGGAATACATCGCGCAGGGCGCGGCGGATATCCTACAAGCTGATGCGGTCCGCGTCGGTGGTATCTCCGAATGGATGAAGGTGGCACACATGGCGGAATGCTTTGGGCTTTCCGTTTCACCACACTTCCTGATGGATTTGCACGTTCATCTCTCTGCGGCTGTGCCACATTCACTTTTTGTTGAATACATCCCTTCGCTTGATCCGGTCCTTGACGATACCTTGACACTTAAAGACGGACATTTTTCGCCGCCTGAACGTCCGGGACACGGCATTCTGTTCAATAAAGAGAAACTCGCCCCCTATCAAATTTTTTAA
- a CDS encoding sugar phosphate isomerase/epimerase: MFKLGVINDEVSQDFATVVNFVKEFNLHSIEIRSVWDKLPHELTDTDIDEMKRLLDDTDIEIIGIASPFFKCDIDNAAERKEHLDILKGCIRTAKAFDTNLIRTFVFWDTGETEARWDEIIASYDEPRRMIDGEGIVLGMENESTTSLRTAKLTAEFIEQIDSPNIRGIWDPANEAHAKGGETPYPDAYNRMKSTMIHAHLKDAGPNPDTGEIESVPVGDGIIDWQGQLQALIDDGYEGHLCLETHWRPSLKIDEAILNRPAGQAFSEAGDEASRICIENLLAMIENLK, translated from the coding sequence ATGTTTAAACTCGGCGTTATCAACGACGAAGTTTCACAAGACTTTGCTACCGTTGTCAATTTTGTAAAAGAATTCAATCTACACTCCATCGAAATCCGCTCCGTCTGGGACAAACTCCCGCACGAACTCACGGACACGGACATCGACGAGATGAAGCGCTTACTCGACGACACGGATATCGAGATTATTGGGATCGCCTCCCCGTTCTTCAAATGCGATATAGACAACGCCGCGGAACGGAAAGAACATCTCGATATACTCAAAGGGTGCATCCGGACGGCAAAGGCGTTTGATACCAATCTCATCCGAACCTTCGTCTTTTGGGACACTGGTGAAACCGAGGCGCGGTGGGATGAAATTATCGCCTCCTACGATGAACCGCGCAGAATGATAGACGGCGAAGGCATCGTCCTCGGCATGGAAAACGAATCTACCACCTCGCTCCGCACTGCCAAACTCACAGCGGAATTTATTGAGCAGATTGATTCCCCGAATATCCGCGGTATCTGGGATCCTGCCAATGAAGCACACGCGAAGGGGGGCGAGACCCCGTATCCCGATGCCTACAACCGCATGAAATCGACAATGATCCACGCGCACCTCAAAGACGCGGGTCCGAACCCCGATACAGGCGAGATAGAATCCGTTCCCGTTGGCGACGGCATCATTGACTGGCAAGGGCAGCTGCAAGCCCTCATTGACGACGGCTACGAAGGACATCTCTGCCTTGAGACGCATTGGCGACCCTCACTGAAAATTGACGAAGCCATCCTCAACCGTCCAGCAGGGCAAGCCTTCTCTGAAGCTGGTGACGAAGCCTCACGCATCTGTATTGAAAACTTACTGGCGATGATTGAGAACCTAAAATAG